The following DNA comes from Candidatus Woesearchaeota archaeon.
CCTCGCGAACGTTCCTTGCCTTGACGCACCCCGACTTCGCTTACCTTCCTCAACGATGAACGACACAACACACACCCACACGCCGATGTTGAGATACCCATCAGCGAGATTAAAGCTCGGCCACCACCCAATCCTGAGCCAATCCGTCACGGCACCAAAAAAAACCCGATCGACAAGGTTGCCCGCAACGCCCGCGACGAGGAACACCCACGCAACGCTGCCCGCGCAAGTACTGCAAGGCAACTGCGAGCGAAAGAAGAACAAGAGGACAAGAACAAGAACGGACAAAGCCGCAAACCACGCATTCAAGCCAACACCCCAACCCCACAAGGCCCCGGTGTTTTGCACATGCACGAACGAGACGAAAGGAAGGAGCTGGACAGAACTACCAACAGGCATACTGCGCGCCAATGTCTTCACTGCCTGATCCAAACCCAACAAGAACAGCACGCCCACAGCAGGGAACCACAGGCGTTGTGCGCTCCGCTGCACGGCAATCACCACACTCGCTGCTTTTGCTTTGCGTCCTCGAGCTGCTTGACACGCATGTGCACCGCGTCAAGCTCGGCCTTGATCGCGTCGAGCTTGGAGAGAATGAGCTCGACATCCCTCGACCTGCCCCCGCCCTCGCTTTCCGCGCCGAAACCGCTCCTACCCGTGTCGTGCACGCGAGCGGGAGCATGCATCGGCGTCATCGTATCGTGCAAGCCCTGCGCGTCGTCAGGCGAAGGAAGCCCGCCGAAGCCATCGTCGAAGCCGCCACTTTTCACAGGTTCACTTGAGAACCCTAACGAGTCCTCCCCCGCGCCCATGCCGCTTCGGTAAGGATCGCCTACTCCGCCGTCATCAACGCCTCCGGCAAACTCATCTTGTTTCTTCTTCCAAAACGCAAGACGCATACGCGTCTCTACACCTGCTTTACCTTATAAATGTTACTTTTTGATACTTGTTACTTTTTGTTACCTCTGCGTTTTTTGTTGGCGCTGTTGCTTTTTACTACCTGTTCTCTGCGCCAGCGTCCACAGCGAAATAAGAATCCGCGACGAAAAAAAGCCACCAAACGTTTGCTCAAAAAAAGGACGCTCAAAAAGGGAGACGGGGGTGTCGCTCTTTTGCTTGTGATTTTGCTTGCGAGTAGAGATGGAAAGCCAGCTTCTTCAAATAATCAATTGAGAGCTGTGAGGCTGGCGTGTTCACGCCCTTGAATCGACCAGTGTATATGCTGTCGCGCCACTCTTGAGGCTGCGAAGGCAGGTTCAGCACGCGGGCAAACCGTTCTGCCTCTTCCGGCGGTGCTAGCTCAGCAATAATGACTCGGCGCCCGCTATCTTTCTCATTTTTGAATGGGGGGTGGAGTGTTTGTTCAACGAGGAAGACAAGACCGTCTTTCTCTTCCACGACATCAAAGCGTATTGCTCGCTTCTCTTTTTTATCGGAACCGATATATGCGGGCTCGTGTGATTCTCTCGCCCCTGCTTGCTCTTCTTTGAGGCGGCCCTTCACCCACCTGCTCGGGTATGGCTTTCCCTGCCTGGTCTCTCTTCGAATCGCGTACTTGCTGCTGTGGCCATCGTAGACAAGTAAGAATTCATCTCCTGGGAACCCCTCTGCGAGGAGGCTTTCGACAATATCAGCGTACGTGGCGTGGTAGCGCTCCCGCGGGAAGAGGGGATATTCCTTCAACACCTCCTGCACAACGTGCTTCGGCGCCGTCATGACGTAGTCTTCAAGCCTCCAGCGGTTTCCCATAGGGTGCGCCACACAGTACTCATATATAAATCTTTCTAATTTTATCACTGTTTGGTAGTTCTTTTTTTTATCGAAGGCAGATCTCCTCTCCAATCTCGCCCCCTCCTCCGTGCTCGTTCGCTTGGCGAAACCAAGAAGATGAACCAAGAAGGAGCGCCTCCAGGCAGGGCGAAAAGGAAACAAAAAGAAACAATCCCAGAAGAAATCCCACAAGAAAAAAGAAGGGCGAAAGCAAACGACGCAACGCCCGTTCTACTCGACCTTCCAATGATACGTCCGGCGCTTTGGCGACT
Coding sequences within:
- the lspA gene encoding signal peptidase II — its product is MVIAVQRSAQRLWFPAVGVLFLLGLDQAVKTLARSMPVGSSVQLLPFVSFVHVQNTGALWGWGVGLNAWFAALSVLVLVLLFFFRSQLPCSTCAGSVAWVFLVAGVAGNLVDRVFFGAVTDWLRIGWWPSFNLADGYLNIGVWVCVVSFIVEEGKRSRGASRQGTFARGSALNKKVLPRRKKEFEEKNQGRKKSG